From the genome of Cytobacillus firmus, one region includes:
- a CDS encoding prephenate dehydrogenase — protein MRGKIFIIGLGLIGGSLALSIKRKHSESMIIGFDVNKEQGRLAQMLGVADEISATIKDGARDADLILIAAPVQETQKIIHILKECELKNSVIISDAGSTKKEIVSCAKVLKEKGITFIGGHPMAGSHKSGVTAAKDLLFENAFYLLTPEEHIAPAEVERLKEWLSGTKAKFLTIAPDEHDYITGIVSHFPHMIAASLVHQAEKTSRSHKLIPRLAAGGFRDITRIASSSPAMWRDILLQNKEVLLKLMEDWQGEMELVKSILRQENSEGIFEYFSHAKMFRDELPQKEKGAIPAFYDLFVDVPDYPGVISEITGYLAKEEISITNIRILETREEIYGVLVISFQTEEDRDRAINCLEQYTSYETTIGL, from the coding sequence ATGAGAGGGAAGATCTTTATTATTGGCCTTGGTTTGATCGGAGGTTCTTTGGCCCTATCAATAAAAAGAAAACATAGCGAAAGCATGATCATCGGCTTTGATGTAAATAAAGAGCAGGGGCGCCTTGCCCAAATGCTTGGGGTCGCAGACGAAATTTCTGCTACTATTAAAGATGGGGCAAGGGACGCAGATTTGATTTTAATAGCTGCACCTGTACAGGAGACTCAAAAAATTATACATATTTTAAAAGAGTGTGAATTGAAAAACAGCGTCATCATTTCGGATGCAGGCAGCACGAAAAAAGAAATTGTCAGCTGCGCAAAGGTGCTAAAGGAAAAAGGAATTACTTTTATCGGAGGGCATCCAATGGCTGGCTCCCATAAGAGCGGTGTCACTGCAGCAAAAGATTTGCTTTTTGAGAATGCCTTTTATCTGCTCACTCCTGAAGAGCATATTGCTCCGGCAGAAGTTGAAAGGTTAAAAGAATGGCTATCAGGAACAAAAGCGAAATTTCTTACCATAGCTCCCGATGAACATGATTATATAACCGGGATCGTCAGCCATTTTCCGCATATGATAGCTGCTTCCCTTGTCCATCAGGCAGAAAAAACAAGCCGTTCGCACAAGCTGATTCCAAGACTGGCAGCTGGAGGCTTTAGGGATATTACCAGGATTGCCTCCAGCAGCCCCGCTATGTGGAGGGATATTCTTCTTCAGAATAAAGAAGTGCTGCTTAAGTTAATGGAGGATTGGCAGGGAGAAATGGAGTTAGTAAAATCAATCCTCAGACAGGAAAACAGCGAGGGTATATTTGAATATTTTTCCCATGCAAAAATGTTCAGGGATGAACTGCCGCAAAAAGAAAAAGGGGCAATTCCGGCATTTTATGATCTGTTCGTGGATGTACCGGACTACCCTGGTGTCATTTCAGAAATCACTGGATATTTGGCAAAGGAAGAAATCAGCATAACGAATATTCGAATCCTGGAGACAAGAGAAGAAATTTATGGAGTTCTGGTTATAAGCTTTCAAACGGAAGAGGACAGGGATCGGGCAATCAATTGCCTGGAACAGTATACAAGCTATGAAACAACCATCGGTCTATAG